A region of the Culex quinquefasciatus strain JHB chromosome 1, VPISU_Cqui_1.0_pri_paternal, whole genome shotgun sequence genome:
cgtccaatttcccgggttacaaaattccgggaaacgggaaattctaaataaatcgaaaattgttctgatcctggttttggtcaatattttgcaacaaaatagtaTTAAATAGCAATTCTAATGGTCAGAGTAAGTGTTGCCttggctgcttgtaaaaaaaacatacaacttcaggaaaatatataaattttctaaattcgttcgctcaaaatataatgattagtattttgtattgataggtatatgtttttcatggcaaatattttattcagaacaaatcttactggattaatctcatgaataaatatataagcattgaatttaccttaaaaatctgctattcactcgaaataccatttttatgtaattacaACTTccagttttcaaatgtttggagcgagtatttgaaatatgtttacattttttgaagtagttttttaatgatatttttaatgattcggCCTAATAAAAGACTTCGgtaaaaagaattttcatagaaaaaaaagttgtttagtagtttcagatttaaactttacgcccttggtacgctaaaaaaatgacttttatagtgcattgcaccatgaaagtgaacagttttcttcctggttcccgttggcatgagctctgttcacgtttacgcgaactcatttttttgagtgtagctcaagtgctctataaatttttaacttttgactgtaatttctcgaatacttttgaacaaattaaccTAATAATTTGGTAAtgggaaacaaaacaaaaaaaaacaattttgatcttggcggGAAGAGttaccttattttcaaatgatataacaagaattttagcttaagaagcttaccaaaattttaatagtttatttttaatatcgtAAGTTTATTCATAATATCGTACAAGATCTATacctagttgtgaatgcttcagaaattattatcatctgaaataaatcttgacataaaatttttagacgaactgataagttcaataagaacagtaaattgaatttattaaaataagtttttttatttagattttttttgaaagtttaaaaaatgtaccagaaagttgaaaaaatgtatacttccgcttgaattttgggaattcccgggaaatttacaaatttcccgggaaacgggaaatatattttttcgggaaatcccgggaattcccgggaattttttttcccgggacgggaaattggacgctctacgcgCACGTCATACACGTCTACTCTTTCGGAGCTGTCGGAGCCAAGTGTATCGcatacgacattgctcttatggtctttcattacacgcgttgaCAAAATGCCGTAAGAGCagtgtcgtaccgcccctttaaaatgttgctccagaattgaTAACAGGTGAAATTAAACTGTCACTTTAAAGAATTGTGTGAAATCTGGGTAAAATTCGggttaaaaacaacaaaaagatCACTAAACTTAAAACATTCTATAAAATAACCCACCTCTCCTCAATGTCATCCCAGAAGCTTTTGGTGGGCGAAGCCGACACCGGTTCCGGAGACGCTTCCCTCTTCCAGCTCATCCTAGGTCCCAGATCGTCGTCATCCTTGCCGTCAAACGGACTCACAAAGTCCGGTTCAGGTTCCGCCTTCGCTTCCTCCGATTCTATCACAGAGTGTCCATTTTCCTGCGGTGACTTTTCGACGGTTCCATTCTGCGTGACTTCGTCTTCTTTGAGTACAATTTCGGTGGTGTCCTTCTTCTCCATGCGGTCAAAGATCCCGGAACGATCGAGGGTTAGCTTAATGTTCTGGATGGGAAGATCGTACAGTAAGGTTAGGACGGTTGCTCCGGTTAGCAGCAGGACGATTTCGGTACGGTTGATGTACCCGGCAAAGCTGAACACTTCGCTGCCGCGCGTCGTTCCGGCAAAGTAGAAGAACACTAGGAACTGAATGAGAGAAACCGAGTAGGAGATCTTGCTCAGGAAGATCATCAGCTTGCAGCTTAGGAAGCGATTCAGCAAGCAGTCCGTATTGGTAACGCAATAGTAAATGACCCAGCAGATTGCCAGGGCAAACGAGAGTGGGGCCAGCGCCGAGTACTGGGCAGCGTCGGCCAGATCAAACTGGAAGTCCTTTTCGGCGGTGTTCAGCGGGAAGGCAAAACACCAACCGAACGCAATAGCTGCGCCGATCCAACCGGAAAGGTTGATGCCGCGATCGTGCTTCACGAGTTGTGTCTCGCGGAGCAGGTATCCAAGCCCGAATCCGGCAAGATAAGGAGTTGCCCGGTGCAGGGTTTCCGAAAAGCTAAGGTTCACGGTTCGGTAGATCTGGGTCAGTCGGATTCCGTGGTAGATGTACGGGGATAGACGATCCTCGTTGGTGTCGACGAAGCGGATCGCAGTTGACACTCCGTGCAGGGTCACGAGCGCGGAAACACCGTACAGTGGATTCTTGGTCAGGATGATCAGCAGGAAGGGCGCCAGGATCGCCAGCTGCATCTCGATGGCAAGCTGGAAGGTGTGTGGGGCACACTGCGAAACAGAGAGGACAGTTATCTTTAGAAACCCATTGAAGACCAAATAGGTCACTCACCCTCCTCAACGGGGTACCAGTTCTGGATGAACAGCAAGTTGTTCCAGAAGTTGTGCTTGCACAGGTTAGCGTTCTTCACTACGACATCACCCCACTGCGGTCCGCTGCCGAGGTGTTCCCAGACCCAGCTGTAGAAGATCAGCACCGGGATCAGCGGGAGCGTCAATCTGAaaggaatcgaaaaataatttcaacttTGTTGATAACATGTGGAATCTAAAGTTAGTTAATAATGCATttccatttctggagttttttttttaaatggtccaataaaccaaatttccagtttttgctttttaagtgtttttgtaaccgccttgagtcagggttattaaaaaacacccaaacagcaaaaatttaatatttggtttattggaccttttttttaaaaaaactccagatttaagcTGCAATTCTTGAACTTAATTCCAGATGTAACATGAAGATTTTTATCCACTGTTTTGACTGAACAGAGTTTAAAGTGTAAAAATCATCTTGTTATCtaccttttgtttataaatctTGGTTTGtgtgcacgcagaaaaataaggcatatttgaatcaacaaaacgttttgttgatttgaaaatcaagatttttgttgaatcaacgccaaacgtcaaagcaactttttgcaaaacaacaaaagttttttgtggaattgggtcctaaaatgaagcttagattgctgatattattgtttacagcgataaagcttatttttctgagtacaatgaccctttgtacggccacaaagagtttaaaatggatttttaaatcaattttgaaaaattaacctcgcggtccttcttgacagaaaagctcctacttgacagctcgttccaaggggaccatagttgatccatcgaaaaaatgttgtcttgtcaaaaaaaaattgcattaaaatgaaaaaaagtgatcagaaatggtttcttatcgtgttttttaccgttgtacattaaaattgacatagggctttagtacccaattgagaaaatcaaggtttgtttcaacgcaaaatcggcgttgattatattcaacaaaaatttggttgaatcaaacctcgtacaggctgattctacaaaatatttttctgcgtgtgatTAGACAGTTATTGGAATCACCAGAGCGGATAGAAGTTTAGTTCGCAATAAGCGTGCATGAATGACAGGGAATTAAAGAAGTTTTTGTTCATGTTTACGTTTTCAGAGAGAAGGAAAAGATTGTCGCGAAAGTGTTTGTTTGATTGAGTTGTGCTGGAATCGGTTGACGGAGTCCGGATCAGGGCACGACGCGACGAAACCGGACATGAGGTCAGTGATTGGTTGGGTGGTTAATGATCGGCAGCGATGATGCTGCATTCGAAACGTCTACACCTACCTCAAGTACCGCCCAACGATCTTCCGGAACCACGGCACCTTCTGCTTCTGCTGGAACTCCCCGACCATGTGGTACGCCGCCAGAAAGCCACTTATCACCAGGTAAACGTCCGCGTACAGCATCAACACACGCAGCGCAACGCTCCACGGAGAGTTGAAGCTCTCGGTAAACTCGTTCCGGTTGGTAAATGGCTGGAAGCCCATCGGGATCAGTCGGAGCGCGCAGAACAGCACCACCGTTGCGATGGCTCGCAGTCCGGACAGACATCCGACGACGTCCTTGCCGGCCAGCGTTTCATCCTCTCCGCCAAACAGCTGTCGGACGGTTCGTTTCGCCGAGAAGGACATCAGGATCTGATGGAGCAGGTTCGTTTCTTCGCCGGGGGTTGCGGAGTCGGCTTCGTCTTCCGGTTTGGCGGGTTTCGGGTGCGGTTCGATCTTGATGACGCCAAAGTCGTTCAGCGACGCCACTACGGTGACCACCAGGACGAAGGTGTAGAAGCCTCTGGAAAAAGTTGAGAATAAGAAGCTTGTTTAAATTCCTTAGAGGGTCAATCAAACTCACAGTGCCGCCACAAGGTGCCAGTTGCCCTTGAAGAGCTTCGACCAGCCGGCGGTCTGGCGCACGTGACAGTTGCCCTCCTCGATCTCCAGAAACAGCTTGATGCCGGTGGTGTTGTACGGCTTGACAAAGTTCTTCACGATGCTGCCGGCGTCCTCGAAGCTGCACGCCGCCGGCAGACAAATGCCCCAGTTGATGGTGGTGAAGCGCGGCAGGAAGTGGTCCGGCTGGGGAAGATAGTGAGCATTGTTTTACAGATTCTAACTGCCAGTTGCTGAGAGTCGTTCGTCAGATGTTGGACGTGATGTATAAACCATGTCAGTAGTATGAAGTCAGGTGTCAGACATTGAATGACAAAAGAAGAATCGGGATTATTACTGTATTTCTGACAGaatccaaataaacaaaatgacACATAAGACAATAAAAATTAGTCACAAaagaaaactgtaaaaaaaatttatacaTCAAAATCAAAGCAGTCCAATCTTTCCAAGCAGCCTTGAAAGACGAAGTAAAGCGTtcttacgtaacgcagtagcacgttacgctccatacaatttttaaatttgtatgaaattaCGAGAGTCTAAAAGTCCGAGTTACGTAAAGAACGCTAAGAGATCTGtcaaacgaacgaacgaacaGGAGCGAGAGAGTAAATGTCAAACGGCAGTTAAGATTGGATCGCAGCACGAAGCCGACGTGTTGGCCGGAGCGAAGATTctacaatagagttatctaagcccgagctcacgcacactagcaccccatttgttttgctggcgggtacaaaatttaacctcaatctttttcgtgtacgtacacgcaatacatgcgcgcgtagataactctataaagATTTTGATATTGTATTCCAAGGTGAGTTCTTTTAGGCGTCAAAAATCATCCGTCGTAAGCGTCTCAGGAGGGGAGATTACACTGTGTTATGTCTATAATAAACCCTAGATCCTCCTGAAGAAGACTAAAACCAGTGTCGAAACGTcgagtaatattgaaaaaaggtGTTTCATTTGCCCCTGACTGTCACAACCAACAATAAACAGTATCACCATCCTCAGCCGTTAAACTTGTCGTGATCGTAAGCGTCGTAAGTCAGTCTACTAAAGTTAGCCAAAGATATcagtagatttttgaaactccaaaTATTGATGTCAAACTTCAGAACGCCCATGGCAGCAATCAGTAATCATAAACCACCCAACTCACATCGTTCAGCGTGCTCTTGATGAATCCTCTACCCTGCAGCAGGTGCACCGGCAACTTCAGGTCGTCATCTTCGGCCACCACATCAACGTGCGCCAGGCAGTACTTGCCCCTCATGCGCACCTGTTCGTCCTCCTTGACTTTGACCTTGGTGGCGATGCCGGTGCACAGGTCGTAATCCCCAAGCTGGTTGGCGTTTCCACGAAGCAGTCCGGACGTTACTTTCGCGCTGGCGTCGATCATCTGCAGTGCCCACAGCCGTTTGCCGCGCAGCTGACGCTGGAAGATCTGGCCCTGGCGGCGACATTCGTTGTTCTTGAGGCGCGAGTAGTCCGGCACGAACGATGGGATGCGCAGGAGCAGCGATTCAAAGTCCTCTGGGGAGATCTCGATGCGCTGTTTGACCACCTTGGAGGGTGTTTGCTGCAGTTTCTTGACCTTCTTGGGATCGGTTGAGATGGACGCTTCCTCGGGAAGGTCGTCGGATTTGAAGAGGGAGTTAAGAGGGCTTTGGTTAAGCATTTGTACGAATTTGGAATCTTTCTTCGGTTTCTTGGCATTTTCTTTGCTGCTGCTCGAGTCATCATCGTCTTCGTCACCGATTGGGCGGAACTTGATCTCTTCGCTGCTTTCTTCCTTGTCCGAGTTCAGCAGAGTACTGAATAGGTTGATGAGTGGATTTTCTTTTTCTCTGTCCTCGTTGTCATCATCGTCTTTGTCTCCATCGTGATCACCTTCGTCGTCATCCTTTTCCGTGAGGCTTTTTAGCCATCCAAAGATACCTCCTGATTTTTCGTCGTCTTCCGGATCCTCTTTCTCGTTGTCATCATCCTTATCCGAGTCTCCACCGATCAAATCCTTAAGTTTGTCTAACCAACTGTCGCTTTCTGTTTCATCATCATCGTTGTCACCGTCGTCTTCTTCGACAACCTTTTTGCTTGCTGATCCTTTAGTTTTTGCGCTCGGCACATCTTCCTTTTCTTCCAAAGGCTTCTTGGATCCAAGCAGACCAAACAGATTGAAGATCGATTTCTCTGGTTGCTCAGATTCGTCGTCCTCTTCatcctcatcatcatcatcgtcatcgtcgtcgctctGTTGCACAATTTTCTGCAGCTTTGCTCCGCGCACCTGTTCTTGCCTAAACTTCCTCGTCGGTTTACCCGACTCCAGCTGTTTCCTGGCCGCTTCCGTTTCACGCTTTTGCTTCGGTGATGCTCGGTAGCTGCGTCTCACCTTTTCAAACTTGTACTTGCTCTCGGCTTCACGCTCCTCATCCTCGTCGTCATCGGCCacctcttcgtcgtcgtcgtcgtcgtcgtcgtcttcgttttCATCGTCCTCTTCTACCAGTAGTCGCTTCTTGACCACCTCATCGACCGCTAATTTTCGGTACTGGATCTTCCTGCGGGATGCCTCCATCGTCGTACGCTGATCCTCGTCCACGTCAAAGTCACGTAACCGGAACCCATCGGCACTGGTTAGCAGGCAGACCAGCAAACCGATGGTCATCAGCGCCAGCACCCAGGGTCGAAATAGGacggccatcttggatttttctTTCTTCTTCTCGGAAACTGATCACAGCAATCCGATGCGGTCAACGGCTGTTCATTGCCTGCTTCGATCGGAAACCTTTAAAAACACTCTACACTTAATCGAAAGTTGAACACTACAATTCCTTACACGAGCTAAATCTAATTCGAAAATGCCACCGTTGCGAAAAAATAGCGCAATTTGAACTTCcttaaataactaaaattatGACAAACCGAGCGCGACGCGGTGGAGCAAGCGAGATGGAAGAAGCGCGCGCGGGCCGAAAAACTGCGATGTTTCCTGCTCGAGCGTGTTTCAGCGACAAATTTAAGTCAGGTTGCCGCTCGGTGGACGAACTGCCGGAAAACTGCGCTAGCCGGAAAAATTCTCTCTCGATTTTGGGCAGGAAGGTGGTAAAACTGGCACATGTGCCAAGTTGTGTTTCATAAATTAGCTCACAACATCTATCCAAATCGTAAACAATGTTAACGAATTTGCAAGTTGCCAGTTTTGAAAACGATGACAATGTTTTCAGATTCGAAATCATGAGTTGACGTTAACGAATCgactacacggatagaaatgtTGTGAGAGAATTTgggttgtttcatttttaaattaaaatcggTAAATTTGTTAACAATTCTGGAAACGACCTCATGTGTGCCAACCGTCAATGTTTCACATAAAACAGCGTGCGTCTCGTTTAAACTCTAAACTCTATCATTCCTTGTTCATCATAAGTCATTATTGCGATAACCGttgaaaaagtgacaaaaatatcTCAATCGAAAAGATGTGAGGAAAATTTGAGAGAAAATGCTAATGAGCATTAATTTtattcaccaccaccaccaacacacGCTGCGCGGTGGTAACGTGTGGTGAAAATGGCTTCATAGAAGAAGGgagccaaaacaaaacaagcaaaGCCGTGTTTGTATGCACGGGAAAAGCGCAGTTTTCTGTAACGTGTAGGATTTGTTTGAATGTGAGCCAGTTGTATTTAATAATAGGAAGCCGGCAATGCCGGTGTCTCGTTTATTAGTTATAAATAGTATTTAGAAAGAGAAAAAGTCAGAAATAGAAATGCTGGTGCGTGGTTGAGGTATTGAGCGCCACATTGTTGTTGAGATTTGAATGATTCGGTTAGGGTGATGGAattgcttttttatttattatatctATTAGAAGTGGGCAAagaaagagcgagccgctcaaataGCCGGTTgtgttgttaatttgattttgggtaaccgcggtggattttcttgaaatattcgaactgtcaaaaatccaccaaagcatctgcCACACTGATCACacaaaaactgtggtagaaaagtatccaccggtagatgctttggtggatttttgacagatcgaattatttcaagaaaatccaccgcggttaaccaaaatcaaattaacaatacaaCTCTGGTCTTTTGACAGAATTGTTCCAAGATggataatttttaaacatgttataatttattgaattaccAACTAATTGTAgtgtaaaatttgtatttgagaattgaaaatacattttcaaatgttttaacgctaataaaacaaaatcccaACACTGTCCCTTGGTGTACTTTTCCAAGTATTtattaaggaaaaaaaacagcagGTTAAGGTGGTAGAAGGTGTTCTTCACTTTTGGGGCagtgactgtcaatgatggatTTAGATTCAGGATccaaaaatagtaaattgaaatgaaaaaataatcactatatgtaaaaagcttctacaaacaacacatagaaaactattttttgattgatacattctgaatcaagatttgaatgtttttctaaaacagacatggccgccaaatggccgatcgggaattatgccttccagagccttaaaGAGGGGCTATTTCTGACATTTTCAGagctgaatcgtcatatttcATTATATAGCAATATAGCAACTTTCTCATCATTATATTGGAAGACTCTCAGTAGCATTGATGTCAATATTTAAAAccactatactgccgttctacgcataattgtcccatgtcagtttttgacgatttttactttatgccatttttaagttaagtctgatgtgtactttaagaaaaacacataaaatctggtactttgttcggaaactcatcaaaaacaacaccaagtctgtttgtcccatcgttgaacttctacgcataattgtcccaccaagtattttctctcatagaatcattagtttaacgaagcattatgccttgtttacctgttgtatagcaagaggatcaacAAATATGGGGTATGTAACCTGCTAACTTTGTAAGGATGAGACTAatacatagggcgaataggaacccatgggacaattatgcgaagaaacacagaaatcggtcgaaaaatttcaattgcgtttttctcagttgcacttttttgaacatgggacaattatgcgtagaacggcagtatatagttttcaagttcatattttaaattcGAGGGAGCTTTTCGAGTGCTGATTCGATGTAGGTGGAATGGATCCATATTTATCATGCAAGCAAAGGACAATTTCTTTTCCGTTCTACCAAAGACAAACGCGCAAACCTTTTACATTTCAATAATTAGTGAGATTCAAGAGTTGTTTCTATTAtgcctgttgttgttgttgctttccTGTTTCCTTTGCTATTGTTCCATCGCTAGTTGCACACTTTCCTTCCTTTGATCTTCTTCTTTTCTCTCCTGCTCTGCAAATTTCACTTTCGTTGATTTTtccgttttattattttcttgcCTTCTTCCTtctaaatgtgtgtgtgtgttttccgtGGTTTCTTACAATATTTCGATTCAGTGTTATGCCTGTTCCATTTTTCATTTGCAAATTGTTGTGAACcgtttgattgattgatttgtCTTGTAGTTTTGCTTTGTTGCTTGTTGGTTTCCTTGTTTAAATATATATGTTATgttttagtttgtttgttttgttttgctttcgaGGAGTTGAAATAAACGTTACGAAAACGGGCTGCAGTTGGGAAAGAGGAGGTGCAATTATTATcggtgttatttttttgtgttcgaAACTTCTACTGCTTACAACTTTCAtacatttttcttttcttcttcttttggaGTGATAAATAGatttaacttgtttttttatttgcttattTGGTAGTACTTTTTCCTCTATcgttatttaaaaatcttttcgaAAGGCTTtagtgtgagtttgtgtgttgttggtgtctgtgtgtgtgtgtgtgtgtgtaagtgaGAGTGTTACTTTCTACGGTGATAACGTTGGTTTTCAAACAATACAATGCTTGTGGTTTTCTTTTAGAATTTCTAGTAAGTGCAATAAATATGGTAttctcattaaaattttaagttaaataatttaaaagataCTAAACAACGATCCTATTACACTAAAGTTGGAATGTTTATGAAAATAGTTCATTTTTAGCGTGTAACTTTAACTTAaatcgagtccaaaacattaggcttaaaatcaccaaaaaccaAACTGTCAAATTGGTTCAATTCAGGGGTGCCAAGTCAgtgcaagtgtgtgtgtgtgggtgtctAGTGAAGTAATAAGGCGATTTCAATGGTGTGCGATTGACGGAACATTTCCGCAATCTAAACGCATACAAGTGTGGTGAGTGTTTTTTCGAGTGTgggtttgtgtgagtgtgtaagAGAACGTATGGTTTAGGTACCTTGGAACATGTTTTTACTTCTTCTTTTCTAAAGACGATTCCGTGAAACGAAATGGCAGCAAATACACTCTATTTACacctctctctctttttttttctttcacttTAGTAGATACTTTAAGTTTGCTCTGGAATCGTTGGCTCAAAGTGCACCATCAGATTTAGTAAGTAGTTCGTTTTGTTATacgttgttgatttttttcagtgtcttGCAAGTGTTTGTGAACGCACATTTTTAATAACGCAGATTTTGACATTTGCCTCCCCTACTCAATTTTGAGTTTGTTTGGTTAAGACTCAATCTGAGTTATTTTGGTGTGCGTGGGAGAGAattgttttgtttacattttgctgGTGAGAAATAATTTTTCGTTACAAAATACAGCGGTCGAAAAAATAGGATTTGTatcatattttcattttgttttttgtttggtttgctCTCTGGCTCGTATAGTCTACggtatgaaaatatgttttgcttCAGATTTAAAAGTTGTTGTTGTGGTATTTCTTTGTCTATCTTTTTTTATGGTGTGCGGGACACTAGCACGACGTACTGAATTGTAATAAAGTTTATCTCTCTGAATCGCTAGATTTACCCTTTCTTTCTTTCGTTTTAGTTTGTTTCCTTCTTTGTTTGTTCTCTTTGGTTTCACTACGGATTTGGACCCTTTATCCTAGCTCTTTACACTAAATATGCtttagtttgttttgtttatttacttTAGTTGTTGATTTTAAATCTTGTTTATTTCCTCATTTTCTATCGTAGCTTCTATAGTAGGTGCTAGTGGTACTTTTGTGTTTTGTAGTTTACCATTTTGATTCCTTATGTGTGTTTGTGAGTGTTTGTTGTGACAAGCATGAtcaaaaattggacaaaaatCGACGAGTATTCTGCAATCCAAATGTGTGTTTGTGAAcgtgtgatttttttcagtgcacgtAACCGATGTGAATGTGAGAGTGTATTGGTGTGATGGGTGCGCATTTATATGTACAGCTTAGTTTGGCAACAGTGCACGAgtgagaaacttttttttttgtattgttgctGATGTTACTATCGAACC
Encoded here:
- the LOC6052744 gene encoding uncharacterized protein LOC6052744, with protein sequence MAVLFRPWVLALMTIGLLVCLLTSADGFRLRDFDVDEDQRTTMEASRRKIQYRKLAVDEVVKKRLLVEEDDENEDDDDDDDDEEVADDDEDEEREAESKYKFEKVRRSYRASPKQKRETEAARKQLESGKPTRKFRQEQVRGAKLQKIVQQSDDDDDDDDEDEEDDESEQPEKSIFNLFGLLGSKKPLEEKEDVPSAKTKGSASKKVVEEDDGDNDDDETESDSWLDKLKDLIGGDSDKDDDNEKEDPEDDEKSGGIFGWLKSLTEKDDDEGDHDGDKDDDDNEDREKENPLINLFSTLLNSDKEESSEEIKFRPIGDEDDDDSSSSKENAKKPKKDSKFVQMLNQSPLNSLFKSDDLPEEASISTDPKKVKKLQQTPSKVVKQRIEISPEDFESLLLRIPSFVPDYSRLKNNECRRQGQIFQRQLRGKRLWALQMIDASAKVTSGLLRGNANQLGDYDLCTGIATKVKVKEDEQVRMRGKYCLAHVDVVAEDDDLKLPVHLLQGRGFIKSTLNDPDHFLPRFTTINWGICLPAACSFEDAGSIVKNFVKPYNTTGIKLFLEIEEGNCHVRQTAGWSKLFKGNWHLVAALGFYTFVLVVTVVASLNDFGVIKIEPHPKPAKPEDEADSATPGEETNLLHQILMSFSAKRTVRQLFGGEDETLAGKDVVGCLSGLRAIATVVLFCALRLIPMGFQPFTNRNEFTESFNSPWSVALRVLMLYADVYLVISGFLAAYHMVGEFQQKQKVPWFRKIVGRYLRLTLPLIPVLIFYSWVWEHLGSGPQWGDVVVKNANLCKHNFWNNLLFIQNWYPVEEGCAPHTFQLAIEMQLAILAPFLLIILTKNPLYGVSALVTLHGVSTAIRFVDTNEDRLSPYIYHGIRLTQIYRTVNLSFSETLHRATPYLAGFGLGYLLRETQLVKHDRGINLSGWIGAAIAFGWCFAFPLNTAEKDFQFDLADAAQYSALAPLSFALAICWVIYYCVTNTDCLLNRFLSCKLMIFLSKISYSVSLIQFLVFFYFAGTTRGSEVFSFAGYINRTEIVLLLTGATVLTLLYDLPIQNIKLTLDRSGIFDRMEKKDTTEIVLKEDEVTQNGTVEKSPQENGHSVIESEEAKAEPEPDFVSPFDGKDDDDLGPRMSWKREASPEPVSASPTKSFWDDIEESDAPKPTFKAPSPVKVTKEEEDVIEEEAEEEEEAEEEEEAEEEEEEEEDEEKEVIRRPAGGVQSQSPTRTTSVSLPEKDEPKPEVVAEPSPPSTPSPPFRRRQWRRNWDD